The Vibrio sp. 16 genome segment ATACTAGTCATGATCTGGCGAATTTATTCTGTTATATTCCTACGAAGATTTTTTACATTAATTGAATTTTTACATAAGAGATAAGGGAGATATTCCTATGCGTCGTCCTGTAGTGATGGGTAACTGGAAACTGAATGGCAGCAAAGCAATGGTTAAAGAGCTGCTAACTGGTCTTAACGCTGAGCTTGAAGGCGTTGAAGGTGTTGACGTAGCCGTAGCGCCACCAGCACTTTACATCGACCTTGCAGAGCGTGTAATCGCTGAAGGCGGTAACAAGATCATCCTAGGTGCACAAAACACTGACCTAAACAACAGCGGTGCATTCACTGGCGATATGTCTCCAGAGATGCTAAAAGATTTTGGTGCTTCTCACATCATCATCGGTCACTCTGAGCGTCGTGAATACCACAACGAATCTGATGAGTTCATCGCGAAGAAGTTCAACTTCCTAAAAGAAAACGGTCTTAAGCCAGTATTCTGTATCGGTGAATCTGAAGCGCAAAACGAAGCGGGCGAAACTGAAGCAGTTTGTGCACGTCAAATCAACGCAGTGATCGACACTTACGGTGTTGAAGCACTGAACGGCGCAATCATCGCTTACGAACCAATCTGGGCTATCGGTACTGGTAAAGCAGCAACAGCTGAAGATGCACAACGCATCCACGCTTCTATCCGTGCTCTAATCGCAGCGAAAGATGAAGCAGTTGCAGCACAAGTAATCATTCAATACGGCGGCTCTGTTAAGCCAGAAAACGCTGAAGCTTACTTCTCACAACCAGACATCGACGGTGCTCTAGTTGGTGGTGCTTCTCTAGACGCTAAGAGCTTCGCAGCAATCGCTAAAGCAGCTGCAGCGGCAAAAGCGTAATTTATTCTTAACGAATAACGATTTTTAAGGTCAGCTTCGGCTGGCCTTTTTTGTGCCTGAGAATTGGTCGTATCGCCATAGATCAAGTATGCTACGTTTTTCCTCCAAGCAAACAGTAGCTCTCAATGCAGGATAAGCACGGCCTGTTGACCGGCCCCATCCCTACCGTTTTACGTCAAATGACCGTACCGATGACGTTCGGGCTTGTCGCGATCTTGATGTTTAACCTTGTCGATACGTTTTTTATCTCGCTATTGGGCACTGAAGCGTTGGCTGCCATCAGTTATACCTTTCCCGTTACCTTTGCGGTTAATTGCATAACGATGGGAATAGGCATGGGCTTATCCACCAATATTGGTCGCCTACTTGGCCAAGGACAGTCCCAAGACGCCGCCCGTTTTTCTTCCCATGGATTGTTGCTTGCGGTTGTCCTCGTCGCCCTAGCCTGCACTCTCGGACTACTGACGATTGAGCCTCTGTTTCTTCGCTTGGGCGCCAAAGCAGAACTTATTCCCCTCATCGAACAATACATGTTTATTTGGTACCTAACGATCCCACTGCTGGTCATTCCCATGGCGGGCAATAGCGCAATTCGTGCGACAGGGGATACCAAAACTCCGGCAAAAATCATGATGCTGGCAGGTTGTATTAACGGGGTGCTCGACCCATTGCTCATTTTCGGTATTGGCCCGTTTCCGGAATTGGGTATTCAGGGGGCTGCAATCGCAAGTGCGCTGAGTTGGTTGGGGGCTTTATGCGGTTCGCTCTACGTTCTTATCAAACGAGAGAAATTGCTCGGGCTGCCGAATGTGACACGAATTAGCCACGATTGGCGTTTGATCCTTAAGATCGGTACCCCTGCTGCGTTATCCAACGCAATGACCCCGATCTCAGGCGCCATTCTTATGATGATGCTCTCGAGTCATGGGACCGCCGCCGTTGCAGCTTATGGTGCAGCTCAAAGAGTTGAATCGATCCTAATCTTAGTTTTGATGGCACTAACCTCTGCTTTGACGCCCTTTGTGGCTCAAAACATGGGCGCAAATAATCCTCATCGAAGCTTTGCGGGAATTTTTCTCAGCATGCGATTTTCGATGGTACTCCAACTGGGTATTTTCATCATGATGGTGCCATTGAGCATTCCGTTAGCCGCCCTATTCTCTCAAGAGCAAGCGGTAAAGGATTTACTGTGGCATTACCTACTTGTGGTGCCATTCAGCTATGGTTTTCAAGGTGTCATCATGATGTTGGTTTCAGGATTGAATGCATTGCACCAACCATTGAAGGCATTTCAATGGAGCTTTATGCGTTTGTTCATTTTTACGCTGCCGTGCGCTTGGTTGGGGAGCCTGTTGTATGACATCGAAGGGTTATTTATCGGGATTGCACTCGGCAATATCATTGGCGGACTGTTAGGGTATCTATACGCGCTGAAGCTACGCAAACAATACTTGGCTTACGAAACAAAAACACCGGCCTAAGCCGGTGTCATTATTTATTCTTCGATGACGTCTTCATCAAGTTCTAAGTCGATATCCAATGGCTCTTGAGAAAGAATCACCCCCGTATTGTCAGCATAGAGGTAATCTTCAGGCAAGAAGGTTACACCGCCAAAGTTAACCGGCACATCAACTTCACCGACACCTTGCGACGTCGCCCCAACGGGAATGGAAGCCAATGCATGAATGCCAATGCTTAAGTCTTCTAATTCGTCGACTTCTCGAACGCATCCATAGGCGACAATGCCTTCCCAATCATTCTCTTCTGCAAGCGTTGCAAGCTCTGCATCAATCAAAGCCCGACGCAGCGAACCGCCACCATCGATCAACAGTACACGACCTAAACCATCTTGCTCTAGGATCTCACGAATCAAACCGTTATCTTCAAAACATTTGACGGTTGTAATTTGTCCAGCAAAAGAGGCACAACCACCAAAATTACTAAACATAGGCTCTACAACATCGACCTGTTCTAGGTAAATGTCACATAGGGCAGAGGTATTGTATTCCATCGTGTTCCTTCCCATCGCGTTCGTCATCTCCATCGAGTATATAGGGACATTAAGTCATTGCAATGACACGCATCACTTAACTCACCAGTGTTTGTGCAATTACAACTCCGGCAAAAAGCAAGTTAGTGACCAACGAGCACTTAACGATCACAGGCATCATTGGTGCAATTTGCGCGGGTTGCTCTGCTCGCCACACGGCTTTTCCGTGCTTATAAACAATCAGAGCGCTAATCAGGAAAGGAAAACTAAACCAGATCGGGCTCGGCTGAAGCACTAAATAGGCGATAAACGACACTAAGGCTCCGACAAGCAACAGAGAATGGTATTGCTTCGCTTTGTGTTGACCTAATCGAACCGCGACCGTGCGCTTTCCACACTCTTCATCATTTTCAATATCACGCATATTATTGATATTCAAAACCGCAACAGCGAGCAAACCACACCCTATGGCTGGCAACGTCAGCAGCGGTGCAATCACTCCCGTGTGCAAGAAAAACGTGCCGGCAACACCCAACAAGCCAAAAAAGATAAAGACTGACACATCACCAAGACCCACATAGCCATATGGCTTATTGCCCACGGTATAGGCGATCGCCGCGACAATCGCGAGTACTCCCAAACCAATGAACGCGAGAATACTTTGCAGGCTATCCAATGCATATAGCACCAATGCCATACCGGACACCATCGTCAATACAATATTGATAATGATCGCTGATTTCATGGCGCTTTGGCTCACCTCGCCCGATTGAATAGCTCGCATCGGCCCTAACCGTTTTTCGTTGTCGGTGCCCTTTACTGCATCGCCATAATCATTGGCCAAATTGGATAATATTTGTAGCAAGGTGGCGGTTATAAATGCCAGCAAAGCAACCGGGAAAGAAAATTGATGCGTGGAGTACGCCAATACGCTACCCGTCAAGATAGAAACCAGTGCCAGTGGCAAAGTCTTTGGGCGCGCGGCGTCAAGCCAGATACGTATAGACTGATTCATGAGTTTTAGTTTAGTCACATAAAGCGTAGTAAAGATTGTGGCACATCAAGCACCAAGCAGAAAAACAAAAAAGGCCACCGAAGTGACCTTTTACTGAAACTTAACCAAAGTCTATTTATTTTACACGACCAACGTATTCGCCAGTACGAGTATCCACTTTGATTACTTCACCGATAGCGATGAACAGTGGTACGCGAACCACAGCGCCAGTTGAAAGCGTTGCTGGTTTGCCACCAGTGCCTTGAGTATCGCCTTTTAGACCTGGGTCGGTATCTGTCACTTCAAGCTCAACGAAGTTTGGTGGTGTCACAACGATTGGGTTGCCGTTCCAAAGAGTAAGCATACACGTGTTGTTTTCTACCAACCATTTCGCGTTTTCGCCAACCGCTTTTACGTCTGCAGCGATTTGCTCAAACGTTTCGTTGTTCATAAAGTGGTAGAATTCGCCGTCGTTATATAGATAATCTAGGTCGATATCCATTACGTCTGCAACTTCACAAGTTTCACCAGACTTAAAGGTTTTCTCTAGCACTTTACCAGAAAGAAGTTTACGAATTTTCACGCGGTTGAACGCTTGGCCTTTACCTGGCTTAACGTATTCGTTTTCCAGGATAACGCAAGGCTCGTTATCAAGCATGAGTTTTAGACCGCCTTTAAATTCATTGGTGCTAACAGTAGCCATTTTTTCCTCTTTACATTCTTAGAGCTAAATTCAATGCCGCATATCATAACCCGAAAAGCCGTTTCTGTTGAGCAAAACTGGCTTCAACAGCTAGCGAATGGGATCTCTGATCCTGCCAAATTGCTCGAAAAGCTGGAAATCGATCCTGCTAAATGGCAAGACGGATTTGCAGCGAGAAAGCTATTTGCGCAGCGTGTGCCGCAAAGTTTTGTCGATAGAATGGAGAAAGGCAATCCTTATGACCCGCTTTTGCGCCAGGTTTTACCACTTTCACAAGAATTTGAAGTGCACGAGGGCTATTCCAACGACCCTCTACAAGAGCAAGGTAATGAGACACCTGGGTTACTGCATAAGTACCGCAACCGAGCGCTAATGATTGTGAAGGGTGGATGTGCCGTTAACTGCCGTTACTGTTTTCGCCGTCATTTCCCCTATCAAGAGAACAAAGGCAACAAGTTAGTTTGGCAGCAAAGTCTTGATTACATTCGCCAACAGTCAGAACTCAATGAAGTCATTCTATCGGGCGGCGATCCATTAATGGCGAAAGATGAAGAGCTGCAGTGGCTCATCAATCACATCGCTGATATTCCACATATCAAACGCATCAGGATCCACTCGCGTTTACCCGTTGTCATTCCGGCACGAATCACGCCGGAGTTACTCGCGATACTCAGTGGCAGTCGCTTACAAGTGATCATGGTGACGCATATTAACCACGCCCAAGAGATCAATCATGAACTGAAACGCGCGATGTATGACCTCAAGCAAGCGGGGGTCACCTTGCTAAACCAAGGAGTGATGCTCAAAGGTGTCAATGATTGCGTTGAGGCACAAGTGGCGCTCAGTGAAACTCTTTTTGACGCCGGAATTCTTCCTTACTACATGCACGTTCTCGATAAAGTTCAAGGGGCTGCGCACTTCTATATTTCGGATCAGCAAGCCAAAGCCATCATGGCAGGTCTGCTTGAGCGCGTCTCAGGATACTTGGTGCCCAAACTCACCCGCGAGATAGGTGGCCGCAAGAGTAAAACCCCTCTGGACTTGCACTTAGAGTAATCTAGACGACAAAAATAATTCGTTCGATAGACAACGCTATCCTGTGCATACTCCGACGCTTTGGAGGTCAAAATGCAACCATCTATCGAACAATTTCTCGATCTTGGGCCATTCACATGGCCTGCTCTACTTTGCTGCGCCGTCAACGGCATTCTGGTCGGTGTCGAGCGCCAGACTCGTGGCAAACCCGTTGGAATTCGCACCTCGATATTGATCATATCGGGCACCTACTTATTTATGTCAATGGCTGTCTCCTTGTCACCCAATACGCTAGACCAAGCTCGCGTGCTCGGACAAATCATTACTGGGGTTGGCTTTCTTGGTGCAGGGGTCATGATGACGCTCGATGGCAAGATTCATGGCGTCACGTCGGCAGCCGTCATTTGGGTGCTTGCTGCGCTTGGAATGATGATTGGTTTGGGGTACTTGCAGCAATCGGTTGTTATTACTCTGCTGGTACTGAGCGTACTGCTTGGGGTCGACAGAGCCGAAAACAGGGTCAAAGCACTGCGCCGTGGTGTACACCAAAAATTCCATAGCCGGAAAATCTCGCGTCCAAAACCATGATCGTTGCGGCGAATTAGCAACCTGACGATGGTTACTGCGCCGCAATTTGACAAAAAACAAAGAAGCCGCCGATAACGCAAACTCTGTGCCAGATAAGCATAGAACTTCACATTTCCACCTACCACTTTTGGATAGCATGAACCCTACTTCTGTTACCTTGTAGGGTTTGATTATGTTTTACGTACATATGCTCCTGCTTCTGACGGTGATATTTATCGGTATCCGCCATGGAGGCATTGCTTTTGGTTTACTCGGGGGCCTAGGCGTTTCGGTTCTCGCGTTTGTATTTGGGGTCGCTCCAGGTTCACCACCAATTAGTGTCATGCTGATTATTTTGGCCGTGGTTGCCGCGTCCGCTACGTTGGAAGCGACAGGGGGCCTAAAACTGCTCGTGAAATTTGCCGAGCGTTTACTGCGTAAACATCCAAGTCAAATCGTCTTTCTTGGACCGCTCTGTACTTACTCCCTTACCGTATTGGTTGGCACTGGTCACTCGGTTTACCCACTTCTACCCGTGATTTACGATGTCGCCTACAAAAAAGGCATCCGCCCAGAGCGCCCTATGGCGATGGCAACCGTTGCCTCTCAAATGGGGATTACGGCGAGTCCTATTGCGGCAGCTGCGGCCGTGGTCATGGCGACAGCCGCCGATAACCACTTAGACATCAGCTTGGTCAACGTTTTGCTCGTTACTATACCGGCAACGTTAATCGGCGTATTGGTTGGCTGCTTATGGAGCCTGAAACGTGGTAAAGAGCTCGACCAAGATCCAGCATTTATTGAGCGTTGCCAAGATCCTGAATTCAAGGCACAACTGATTGATGCTTCCAGTGAAGAAGATGAGAGCCCAGCACACGAAGGCGTGGCGAAAAAAGGATTGGCAATTTTCTTAGCGGGTATCGCTACCGTCATCTTTGTTGCCATGTTTGGTAAAGATCTCGGATTGCTACCAGCTGGAGTGAAAATGTCGGTGGCTATTCAGTTCTTGATGTTGTCTGTTGGTGCTCTGATTCTACTCACCACGAAAGTTGAGCCGAAGAAGATCGTTCACAGTAATGTCTTCATCGCGGGTATGACCGCCGTCATCATCATCTTTGGTATCGCATGGATGAGTGACACCATCATCGGCTTCCACAAACCGTACCTGATTAGCCTAGTCAGTGACATTGTTGCTGCCCACCCATGGACCTTTGCGATTGCGATGTTTGTGGTTTCAGTCTTCCTGAAGAGCCAAGCTGCGGTGCTCACCATCATGCTACCACTTGGCTTCGCGATGGGGATTCCTGCGCCAGTTCTGATTGGTGTGCTCCCAGCTTGTTACGCCTACTTCTTCTTCCCATTCTACCCAAGTGACTTAGCGGCAATAACCTTTGACCGCTCTGGTACAACACAGATTGGCAAGTATGTACTTAACCACAGTTTCTTACTGCCTGGTTTCATTGGTGTGGTCACGGCAACGACTGTTGGTTACGTGCTTTCAACCATGCTAGTCAACTAACCTGATCCTATAAACAAAAAGCCAGTTGGTTTCCCAACTGGCTTTTTTATCTGTGCTTAAGCGTAAAACTTAGAACAGCTCTTCTGCAACCTTGAATAGGTCTTCACGAACTGGACGCTTCATGTTCTCGATAGCGTCAATGATGTCATGGTGAACCAACTGCTCTTTTTGGATACCAACACAACGACCGCCGTGACCATCCATCAATAGATGAACGGCATAGTTACCCATACGAGAAGCAAGAACACGGTCGAACGCAGTTGGACGACCGCCACGTTGAATGTGGCCAAGAACTGTCGCACGAGTTTCACGACCTGTTGCCGCTTCAATCTCTTTCGCTAGTTCATTTGCATCCATCATAAGCTCTGTCAGCGCAATAATGGCGTGCTTCTTACCTTTCGCAATACCGTCTTGGATATTGCTGATCAGCTTCTCTTTATCTAGACCAGTTTCCGGTGTGATGATGTATTCACAACCACCTGCAATCGCAGACATAAGAGTTAAATCGCCACAGTGGCGACCCATGATCTCAACAATCGAAATACGTTGGTGAGAAGATGAGGTATCACGTAGACGGTCAATCGCATCAATAACTGTGTTTAACGCAGTTAGGTAACCGATAGTGTAATCTGTACCAGCGATATCGTTATCGATAGTGCCAGGAAGACCGATACATGGGTAACCCATTTCAGTCAGTTTCTTCGCACCCATGTAAGAGCCGTCACCACCGACAACCACTAACGCTTCAATGCCGTGCTTCTGTAGGTTTTCGATCGCTTTCTGGCGCACTTCCACTTCTTTGAATTCTGGGAAACGCGCAGAACCTAGAAAAGTACCGCCCTTGTTGATCACGTCAGAAACGCTTGAACGATCCAGTTTCTGGATACGGTCTTCATATAGGCCTAGGTAGCCATCAAACACGCCGTATACTTCTAACCCTTCAGACAGTGCAGTACGTACTACGCCACGAACAGCTGCGTTCATACCAGGTGCGTCACCGCCACTTGTTAAGACACCGATCTTCTTAATCATGCTCACCCTCGATTTTTGGGAATCTTATTTCAATTTTTACGTCAGCAGCTTACATTAAGCGTCTGACTTAATTCCTTAACTGTGCAATATGTTACCTTTCCTAACTAGGAATACTACTTTTATTTGCACGAAATTATGTAACTTTTCTACTTATGTAAGAGTATTACAGCTTTGCAATTTCACTTACTTGATACACATCAGGATCACAGTTAAAAGTGAACCCGCTGAAAAGATAGTCAATAAGTGATGCTTTGTCGCGCTAACCTCAATTACCAATCTTGAGATTTCTGCACTCTTTCCGCTCCAAGGACCACAGAATAAGGGTCTTGATGGATCAGTACATCCGACTCAGGAAACAGTTCAAGAAGTTTATCTTCTACTTCGTCAGAGATTCGATGCGCTTCAATTAATGCGAGCTGATCTTCTAGCTCTAAGTGCAACTGGATAAAACGTGTCGGGCCAGACATTCGGGTACGCAGCTGGTGAACTCCTAATACCCCCGGGACAGAGAGGCACACGCTGCGAATGTCGTTGAGCTCGCTGTCTGGTAGCTTGCGGTCCAAAAGGGTTTGCGTCGCTTCACGAACCATTTTAAATGCGCTAAAGAGAATGTAGATGCCAATTCCCACAGCGAACACAGCATCCGCCTGCTTAATACCAAACCAACTCAACCCGAGCGCTAACATGATCGCAGCGTTCATATAAAGATCGGACTCATAGTGAAGCGAGTCAGCCGCGATGGCTTGGCTGCCTGTTTTCTTCACCACATGCTTTTGAAAACGCACTAGCGCAAATGTCACCGCAATGGCGAACAGGCTAACGTAAACACCATACTCGGGGGATTGAAGATCATGAGGTCTAAAGAATCGGTCGATACCATTAAGAATCAGAAAGACCGCCGATCCAGAAATAAACATTGCTTGAGCCAATGCCGCCAACGATTCCGCTTTACCGTGTCCAAAGGCATGCTCTCTGTCTGCGGGCTGAAGAGAGTATCGAACCACGACTAAATTCACCAACGAGGCAGCAATATCCAGCATCGAATCGATCAGCGATGCCAGCAAGCTCACCGACCCCGTCACCCACCAAGCACCAACCTTAACAATCAACAATAAGGTTGCCACTATGGTCGCCGTCCAAGCCGCCATGGTCACTAGGCGCGCATATTCATGTTTCATAAACAATTGATCAATAAACAAACATACTCTTAGTATAACGCCTCACATGTTGAATAAAAATGGCATAAAAAAAGCGACCATCTGGCCGCTTATTCACACAAATCTCATTACTTGTCTGCGAAACGCTTTTGCATTTTCTCTGCGCATTTGCCCATTCGCTCTTGCTGCAGTTCAGTAAACTTCGCTTTCTGTTCCGGCGTTAAAATACTAAGCATTTGATGCTGCTTCTCTAGCATTTTCACTTTGCGTTCGGTCTGTTTCTCTACCATCGCCTTCGCAAGTTCATCCGCAGCAGCTTGGTCGAAATTATCAGCCAGAACTAACTGTTGTACTTTTGCATGGTGAGCTTGCATCTCTGCCTGACGCTCCGAAAAATTGCCTTTAAAGTTGGCTTTCATCTCTTGCTTGCCCGCTTCGCGCATCTCTTTCAGTTGTTCTTTTTGTGCATCAGTAAGATCTAGCTGGCGCATCATACCGCGGTCAAAACCACCGCCGCATTCACCGTGACCACCTTTCTTATGATCTTTGCCACCAAACGCGAAGGCACTTGCAGTACCTAGAGTCAGAGGAAGAACAACCGCCGCTACTACTAATTTTTTTGCCATTTTCATAATCGTACCTTTCACTGTATTTGTTGGATTAAGCTGCCTTTCTCTGCAGCGCTTGAGTGTAGAATACGACATGCTACGTAAAGCAACGTTTAGCGAGCGTAAAGAAGCGTAAAGAGCTCAATTTGCACTCAATCTCCTGCTCATTTCGCAGTAAACTTAGCGTATCCCCAGATAAAGAGATTTCCCCATGCCAAACATCCTACTCATTGACGAT includes the following:
- the tpiA gene encoding triose-phosphate isomerase → MRRPVVMGNWKLNGSKAMVKELLTGLNAELEGVEGVDVAVAPPALYIDLAERVIAEGGNKIILGAQNTDLNNSGAFTGDMSPEMLKDFGASHIIIGHSERREYHNESDEFIAKKFNFLKENGLKPVFCIGESEAQNEAGETEAVCARQINAVIDTYGVEALNGAIIAYEPIWAIGTGKAATAEDAQRIHASIRALIAAKDEAVAAQVIIQYGGSVKPENAEAYFSQPDIDGALVGGASLDAKSFAAIAKAAAAAKA
- a CDS encoding MATE family efflux transporter gives rise to the protein MQDKHGLLTGPIPTVLRQMTVPMTFGLVAILMFNLVDTFFISLLGTEALAAISYTFPVTFAVNCITMGIGMGLSTNIGRLLGQGQSQDAARFSSHGLLLAVVLVALACTLGLLTIEPLFLRLGAKAELIPLIEQYMFIWYLTIPLLVIPMAGNSAIRATGDTKTPAKIMMLAGCINGVLDPLLIFGIGPFPELGIQGAAIASALSWLGALCGSLYVLIKREKLLGLPNVTRISHDWRLILKIGTPAALSNAMTPISGAILMMMLSSHGTAAVAAYGAAQRVESILILVLMALTSALTPFVAQNMGANNPHRSFAGIFLSMRFSMVLQLGIFIMMVPLSIPLAALFSQEQAVKDLLWHYLLVVPFSYGFQGVIMMLVSGLNALHQPLKAFQWSFMRLFIFTLPCAWLGSLLYDIEGLFIGIALGNIIGGLLGYLYALKLRKQYLAYETKTPA
- the rraA gene encoding ribonuclease E activity regulator RraA; translated protein: MEYNTSALCDIYLEQVDVVEPMFSNFGGCASFAGQITTVKCFEDNGLIREILEQDGLGRVLLIDGGGSLRRALIDAELATLAEENDWEGIVAYGCVREVDELEDLSIGIHALASIPVGATSQGVGEVDVPVNFGGVTFLPEDYLYADNTGVILSQEPLDIDLELDEDVIEE
- a CDS encoding 1,4-dihydroxy-2-naphthoate polyprenyltransferase — protein: MNQSIRIWLDAARPKTLPLALVSILTGSVLAYSTHQFSFPVALLAFITATLLQILSNLANDYGDAVKGTDNEKRLGPMRAIQSGEVSQSAMKSAIIINIVLTMVSGMALVLYALDSLQSILAFIGLGVLAIVAAIAYTVGNKPYGYVGLGDVSVFIFFGLLGVAGTFFLHTGVIAPLLTLPAIGCGLLAVAVLNINNMRDIENDEECGKRTVAVRLGQHKAKQYHSLLLVGALVSFIAYLVLQPSPIWFSFPFLISALIVYKHGKAVWRAEQPAQIAPMMPVIVKCSLVTNLLFAGVVIAQTLVS
- the efp gene encoding elongation factor P; its protein translation is MATVSTNEFKGGLKLMLDNEPCVILENEYVKPGKGQAFNRVKIRKLLSGKVLEKTFKSGETCEVADVMDIDLDYLYNDGEFYHFMNNETFEQIAADVKAVGENAKWLVENNTCMLTLWNGNPIVVTPPNFVELEVTDTDPGLKGDTQGTGGKPATLSTGAVVRVPLFIAIGEVIKVDTRTGEYVGRVK
- the epmB gene encoding EF-P beta-lysylation protein EpmB; translation: MPHIITRKAVSVEQNWLQQLANGISDPAKLLEKLEIDPAKWQDGFAARKLFAQRVPQSFVDRMEKGNPYDPLLRQVLPLSQEFEVHEGYSNDPLQEQGNETPGLLHKYRNRALMIVKGGCAVNCRYCFRRHFPYQENKGNKLVWQQSLDYIRQQSELNEVILSGGDPLMAKDEELQWLINHIADIPHIKRIRIHSRLPVVIPARITPELLAILSGSRLQVIMVTHINHAQEINHELKRAMYDLKQAGVTLLNQGVMLKGVNDCVEAQVALSETLFDAGILPYYMHVLDKVQGAAHFYISDQQAKAIMAGLLERVSGYLVPKLTREIGGRKSKTPLDLHLE
- a CDS encoding MgtC/SapB family protein, coding for MQPSIEQFLDLGPFTWPALLCCAVNGILVGVERQTRGKPVGIRTSILIISGTYLFMSMAVSLSPNTLDQARVLGQIITGVGFLGAGVMMTLDGKIHGVTSAAVIWVLAALGMMIGLGYLQQSVVITLLVLSVLLGVDRAENRVKALRRGVHQKFHSRKISRPKP
- a CDS encoding anaerobic C4-dicarboxylate transporter, which gives rise to MFYVHMLLLLTVIFIGIRHGGIAFGLLGGLGVSVLAFVFGVAPGSPPISVMLIILAVVAASATLEATGGLKLLVKFAERLLRKHPSQIVFLGPLCTYSLTVLVGTGHSVYPLLPVIYDVAYKKGIRPERPMAMATVASQMGITASPIAAAAAVVMATAADNHLDISLVNVLLVTIPATLIGVLVGCLWSLKRGKELDQDPAFIERCQDPEFKAQLIDASSEEDESPAHEGVAKKGLAIFLAGIATVIFVAMFGKDLGLLPAGVKMSVAIQFLMLSVGALILLTTKVEPKKIVHSNVFIAGMTAVIIIFGIAWMSDTIIGFHKPYLISLVSDIVAAHPWTFAIAMFVVSVFLKSQAAVLTIMLPLGFAMGIPAPVLIGVLPACYAYFFFPFYPSDLAAITFDRSGTTQIGKYVLNHSFLLPGFIGVVTATTVGYVLSTMLVN
- the pfkA gene encoding 6-phosphofructokinase; the protein is MIKKIGVLTSGGDAPGMNAAVRGVVRTALSEGLEVYGVFDGYLGLYEDRIQKLDRSSVSDVINKGGTFLGSARFPEFKEVEVRQKAIENLQKHGIEALVVVGGDGSYMGAKKLTEMGYPCIGLPGTIDNDIAGTDYTIGYLTALNTVIDAIDRLRDTSSSHQRISIVEIMGRHCGDLTLMSAIAGGCEYIITPETGLDKEKLISNIQDGIAKGKKHAIIALTELMMDANELAKEIEAATGRETRATVLGHIQRGGRPTAFDRVLASRMGNYAVHLLMDGHGGRCVGIQKEQLVHHDIIDAIENMKRPVREDLFKVAEELF
- the fieF gene encoding CDF family cation-efflux transporter FieF (FieF, a metal efflux transporter, is a member of the CDF (cation diffusion facilitator) family of transporters.), whose product is MKHEYARLVTMAAWTATIVATLLLIVKVGAWWVTGSVSLLASLIDSMLDIAASLVNLVVVRYSLQPADREHAFGHGKAESLAALAQAMFISGSAVFLILNGIDRFFRPHDLQSPEYGVYVSLFAIAVTFALVRFQKHVVKKTGSQAIAADSLHYESDLYMNAAIMLALGLSWFGIKQADAVFAVGIGIYILFSAFKMVREATQTLLDRKLPDSELNDIRSVCLSVPGVLGVHQLRTRMSGPTRFIQLHLELEDQLALIEAHRISDEVEDKLLELFPESDVLIHQDPYSVVLGAERVQKSQDW
- a CDS encoding CpxP family protein, giving the protein MKMAKKLVVAAVVLPLTLGTASAFAFGGKDHKKGGHGECGGGFDRGMMRQLDLTDAQKEQLKEMREAGKQEMKANFKGNFSERQAEMQAHHAKVQQLVLADNFDQAAADELAKAMVEKQTERKVKMLEKQHQMLSILTPEQKAKFTELQQERMGKCAEKMQKRFADK